In the Streptomyces formicae genome, one interval contains:
- a CDS encoding alpha/beta fold hydrolase yields the protein MSCSYRLVSPTAARSEPLIALGGAFQGMYDWVQLEDALTDVSCLLTADLPGAGDSDVPRPEHTLTLLDAALDAIVDDLHVPRVNLFGYSHGAVLAFRYAQRRPRRCARLLLGGVPAHLTDTPFARYRKAGELLANGDTEGFVAAVSAEMFCLDDSRRVHRRDLALRSFRRSLLRVARRPHAEYMLARALGTRTALTGGLVGVPTLVFTGEHDTLTPPDLQRAFAETIDGSRFVTMPDCDHMLLMERPDAVAALVRAFITDSRPPAGYGIRSFPEAAL from the coding sequence GTGTCCTGCAGCTATCGCCTGGTGTCTCCCACCGCTGCCCGGTCCGAACCGCTGATCGCGCTGGGCGGTGCCTTCCAGGGCATGTACGACTGGGTGCAGCTCGAAGACGCCCTGACGGACGTGTCCTGCCTGCTCACCGCGGACCTGCCCGGCGCGGGCGACTCCGACGTGCCCCGACCCGAGCACACCCTCACCCTGCTCGACGCGGCGCTCGACGCCATCGTCGACGACCTGCACGTACCGCGCGTCAACCTCTTCGGCTACTCCCACGGCGCGGTCCTCGCCTTCCGCTACGCCCAGCGCCGTCCCCGGCGCTGCGCCCGCCTCCTTCTGGGGGGCGTTCCCGCCCACCTCACCGACACCCCCTTCGCCCGCTACCGCAAAGCCGGCGAACTCCTGGCGAACGGTGACACGGAGGGCTTCGTCGCGGCTGTCTCCGCGGAGATGTTCTGCCTGGACGACAGCCGCCGGGTCCACCGCCGCGACCTGGCCCTGCGCTCTTTCCGGCGGTCCCTGCTGAGAGTTGCCAGGCGGCCGCACGCCGAGTACATGCTGGCCCGTGCCCTGGGAACGCGCACCGCCCTCACCGGCGGCCTGGTGGGTGTGCCCACCCTGGTCTTCACCGGCGAGCACGACACCCTCACCCCGCCCGACCTGCAACGCGCGTTCGCCGAGACCATCGACGGCAGCCGCTTCGTCACGATGCCCGACTGCGATCACATGCTGCTGATGGAACGGCCCGATGCTGTCGCCGCCTTGGTCAGAGCCTTCATCACCGACAGCCGGCCGCCTGCGGGCTACGGAATCCGTTCCTTCCCGGAAGCCGCCTTGTGA
- a CDS encoding HNH endonuclease, which translates to MPHVLVLNASYEPLGVVPLRRALVLVLENKALCLEESGAFMHSATRTVPAPSVVRLKRFVRVPYRGPVPLTRRALFARDGGRCMYCGGVATSVDHVIPKSRGGQHAWDNVVASCRRCNHVKADRHLLELGWRLRHKPAPPSGLAWRIIGTGHRDPRWLPYLQPFGAEDAMARIDGISA; encoded by the coding sequence GTGCCGCATGTCTTGGTCCTTAACGCGTCGTACGAGCCACTCGGCGTCGTACCGCTCCGCCGCGCGCTCGTCCTCGTCCTGGAGAACAAGGCTCTCTGCCTCGAGGAATCCGGCGCCTTCATGCACAGCGCTACGCGCACCGTCCCCGCACCCAGCGTGGTCCGCCTCAAGCGGTTCGTGCGGGTCCCCTACCGGGGGCCCGTTCCTCTGACCAGGCGGGCGCTGTTCGCCCGCGACGGCGGTCGGTGCATGTACTGCGGTGGCGTCGCAACCAGCGTCGACCACGTCATTCCGAAGAGCCGAGGCGGCCAGCACGCCTGGGACAACGTGGTGGCTTCCTGCCGCCGCTGCAACCACGTCAAGGCCGACCGGCACCTCCTGGAGCTGGGCTGGCGGCTGCGACACAAGCCCGCGCCGCCCTCGGGCCTCGCGTGGCGCATCATCGGGACCGGACATAGGGATCCGCGCTGGCTGCCGTACTTGCAGCCGTTCGGCGCGGAGGACGCGATGGCCCGGATCGATGGCATTTCCGCCTAG
- a CDS encoding TetR family transcriptional regulator: protein MTDTAPDGTAASQGARRSDATRAAILVAARERFAADGYERATIRAIARDARIDPSMVMRYYGNKEGLFAAATSADLMMPDFARVPREDVGRVLVSHFLDLWEDGGTLTALLRVGITNQAGAERMRDIFTRQLLPVARAVCPDPAQAPTRAALCASQVLGLALTRYVLRFAPSAALSREEITDWLAPTVQRYLTAERAQGPSGGGA from the coding sequence ATGACCGACACGGCCCCGGACGGCACCGCGGCCTCCCAGGGCGCACGCCGCTCCGACGCCACCCGGGCCGCCATCCTCGTCGCGGCCCGCGAGCGGTTCGCCGCCGACGGCTACGAGCGGGCGACGATCCGCGCCATCGCCAGGGACGCCAGGATCGACCCGTCCATGGTGATGCGCTACTACGGCAACAAGGAGGGCCTCTTCGCCGCGGCCACCTCGGCGGACCTGATGATGCCGGACTTCGCGCGGGTGCCGCGCGAGGACGTCGGCAGGGTGCTCGTCTCCCACTTCCTCGACCTGTGGGAGGACGGCGGGACGCTCACCGCGCTGCTCCGCGTGGGCATCACCAACCAGGCGGGCGCCGAGCGCATGCGGGACATCTTCACGCGCCAGCTGCTGCCGGTGGCGCGCGCGGTCTGCCCCGACCCCGCGCAGGCCCCGACGCGGGCCGCGCTCTGCGCGTCGCAGGTGCTGGGGCTCGCCCTGACCCGGTACGTCCTGCGGTTCGCCCCCTCGGCCGCGCTGAGCCGGGAGGAGATCACCGACTGGCTCGCGCCGACGGTCCAGCGCTATCTGACGGCGGAACGGGCCCAGGGCCCGTCCGGTGGAGGGGCGTGA
- a CDS encoding class I SAM-dependent methyltransferase: MDSIPANRRLWNQISSAYQHEHDPQIGAAPRLWGMYSVPDAHLRALGDVTGKRVLELGCGAGQWSRALAAEGASVVGFDLSEAQLAAAAGAMGADRYPLVQGAAEQLPFADATFDLVFCDFGGLSWAPPHLAVPQAARILRRGGRLVFNVASPWFEACYDEAASRVTTTLRQDYFGLDAIAEGDGATSYQLTYGDWVRVLRGAGLVIDDLIEPRPGPGTPNGYNETDPPDWAHRWPAELLWVTHKP, translated from the coding sequence GTGGACAGCATCCCCGCCAACCGGCGCCTCTGGAACCAGATCAGCAGCGCCTACCAGCACGAGCACGACCCGCAGATCGGTGCCGCACCCCGGCTGTGGGGCATGTACTCCGTCCCCGACGCGCACCTGCGCGCCCTGGGCGACGTCACCGGCAAGCGCGTCCTCGAACTGGGCTGTGGCGCCGGTCAGTGGTCGAGGGCGCTCGCCGCCGAGGGGGCGAGCGTGGTCGGGTTCGACCTGTCCGAAGCCCAACTTGCCGCGGCGGCAGGCGCGATGGGAGCGGACCGCTACCCGCTGGTGCAGGGCGCCGCCGAGCAACTCCCCTTCGCCGACGCCACCTTCGACCTGGTGTTCTGCGACTTCGGTGGGCTCAGCTGGGCGCCCCCGCACCTGGCCGTCCCGCAGGCCGCGCGCATCCTGCGTCGCGGCGGGCGCCTGGTGTTCAACGTCGCCAGCCCGTGGTTCGAAGCCTGCTACGACGAAGCGGCGAGTCGCGTGACCACGACGCTGCGGCAGGACTACTTCGGTCTTGACGCCATCGCCGAGGGCGACGGCGCGACCAGCTATCAGCTCACCTACGGCGACTGGGTCCGGGTCCTGCGCGGCGCGGGCCTCGTCATCGACGACCTCATCGAGCCGCGGCCCGGACCCGGCACGCCCAACGGCTACAACGAAACCGACCCGCCCGACTGGGCACATCGCTGGCCCGCGGAACTGCTCTGGGTAACCCACAAACCGTAG
- the malQ gene encoding 4-alpha-glucanotransferase codes for MTLSRLAAAHGVATSYSPSPGRAVPASEAAVIAALAALDVDASTPEATRASLAEREAQLSGSLLPPTVVVWTDDPVPDAPPFARLARGTRVRVELEDGGTVAWEAGTGAVAEVPPGVHRLVVLGPDGRSGQAHLVAAPRRVKAPPGRTHGFLVQVYSLLSRRSWGMGDLGDLAELAAWSGHSLDAGFVQVNPLHAAVPGPPGGQGGDPSPYRPSSRRFPDPVHLRVEDVPEYAQLRGAARERAEELRGGAGRLRASVLREGELIDRDAVWALKREALELLYDVPLGPGRRAAYSAFLAEQGTALEDHATWYALAEVHGPDWHSWPAALRDPASPETTRARRDLMDRVDFHSRLAWLTDAQLATAQRTAREAGMAIGLVHDLAVGVHPGGADAWAQQRHFAPRMSVGAPPDAFNARGQDWGLPPWRPDRLAESGYAPYRALLRGLLRHAGALRVDHVMGLFRLWWIPEGREPTEGTYVHYDAEAMLAVLALEAHRADALVIGEDLGTVEPGVRETLREHGVLGTSVLWFERDWEGTGRPLPADAWRADCVATATTHDLPPTAARLTGEHVRLRYDLGLLTRELGVERAEAAADVHEWLALLGRLGMLPGGMGCEEDEIRAVHRFLLATPARMVGIWLPDTVGDRRPQNLPGTWDQYPNWRLPIADATGRPVTLEELAASPRLHAFMTVFRPGAVTAVGSAETTRTAPPGAHPV; via the coding sequence ATGACCCTTTCCCGGCTGGCCGCCGCCCATGGCGTCGCCACCTCCTACTCTCCGTCCCCGGGGCGCGCCGTCCCGGCCTCCGAAGCCGCGGTGATCGCGGCGCTGGCCGCCCTGGACGTGGACGCGAGCACCCCGGAGGCGACCCGAGCGTCCCTCGCCGAGCGCGAGGCCCAGCTGTCCGGGAGCCTCCTCCCGCCGACGGTGGTGGTCTGGACCGACGACCCGGTACCGGACGCCCCGCCCTTCGCGCGGCTGGCGCGGGGGACGCGGGTGCGGGTGGAGCTGGAGGACGGCGGGACGGTCGCCTGGGAGGCGGGGACCGGGGCGGTCGCCGAGGTGCCGCCCGGCGTGCATCGCCTCGTCGTGCTCGGGCCCGACGGGCGGAGCGGGCAGGCGCATCTCGTTGCCGCTCCCCGCAGGGTCAAGGCGCCGCCCGGTCGTACGCACGGGTTCCTCGTGCAGGTGTACTCGTTGCTGTCCCGGCGCTCCTGGGGCATGGGGGACCTCGGCGACCTGGCCGAGCTGGCCGCCTGGTCGGGGCACTCGCTGGACGCGGGGTTCGTCCAGGTCAACCCCCTGCACGCGGCCGTGCCGGGCCCGCCGGGAGGTCAGGGCGGGGACCCCTCTCCGTACCGGCCCTCCTCGCGCCGCTTCCCCGACCCCGTCCACCTCCGCGTCGAGGACGTTCCCGAGTACGCCCAGCTGCGGGGCGCGGCCCGCGAGCGCGCCGAGGAGCTGCGCGGCGGGGCCGGGCGATTACGCGCGTCCGTGCTGCGCGAGGGCGAGCTGATCGACAGGGACGCGGTCTGGGCCCTCAAGCGCGAAGCCCTCGAACTGCTCTACGACGTCCCCCTCGGCCCCGGCCGCCGCGCCGCCTACAGCGCGTTCCTCGCCGAGCAGGGCACCGCCCTCGAGGACCACGCCACCTGGTACGCGCTCGCCGAGGTGCACGGCCCCGACTGGCACTCCTGGCCCGCCGCCCTGCGCGACCCCGCCTCGCCCGAAACCACCCGCGCGCGCCGGGATCTGATGGACCGCGTGGACTTCCACAGCCGCCTCGCCTGGCTCACCGACGCCCAACTGGCCACCGCCCAGCGGACCGCGCGCGAGGCGGGCATGGCCATCGGCCTGGTGCACGACCTCGCCGTCGGCGTGCACCCCGGCGGCGCCGACGCCTGGGCGCAGCAGCGGCACTTCGCCCCGCGCATGAGCGTCGGCGCCCCGCCGGACGCGTTCAACGCGCGCGGGCAGGACTGGGGCCTGCCGCCCTGGCGCCCCGACCGCCTCGCCGAGTCCGGCTACGCGCCCTACCGCGCGCTCCTGCGCGGCCTGCTGCGGCACGCGGGCGCGCTCCGCGTCGACCACGTCATGGGCCTGTTCCGGCTCTGGTGGATCCCCGAGGGCCGCGAGCCCACCGAGGGCACCTACGTCCACTACGACGCGGAGGCGATGCTCGCCGTCCTCGCCCTGGAGGCGCACCGCGCGGACGCCCTCGTCATCGGCGAGGACCTCGGCACCGTCGAGCCGGGTGTCCGCGAGACCCTGCGCGAGCACGGCGTGCTCGGCACGTCCGTGCTCTGGTTCGAGCGCGACTGGGAAGGCACGGGCCGCCCGCTGCCCGCCGACGCCTGGCGGGCGGACTGCGTGGCGACGGCCACCACGCACGACCTGCCCCCGACGGCCGCGCGGCTCACCGGCGAGCACGTCCGACTCCGGTACGACCTCGGCCTGTTGACCCGAGAGCTCGGGGTGGAGCGTGCCGAGGCCGCCGCGGACGTGCACGAGTGGCTCGCGCTGCTCGGCAGGCTCGGCATGCTGCCGGGCGGCATGGGCTGCGAGGAGGACGAGATCCGCGCCGTGCACCGCTTCCTGCTCGCCACCCCGGCCAGGATGGTCGGCATCTGGCTGCCGGACACGGTCGGCGACCGCCGCCCGCAGAACCTGCCGGGCACCTGGGACCAGTATCCGAACTGGCGGCTGCCGATCGCCGACGCCACCGGACGCCCCGTCACGCTGGAGGAACTCGCCGCCTCGCCGCGCCTGCACGCGTTCATGACGGTCTTCAGACCGGGCGCGGTGACGGCCGTGGGAAGTGCCGAGACGACCCGTACGGCACCCCCGGGCGCGCACCCCGTTTAG
- a CDS encoding beta-N-acetylglucosaminidase domain-containing protein, whose product MQVRQSRQFRRGRGAAAVAFAVIAGALGGAPGALATPTAPGRPGTPAASPDDDRANDALPPVWPRPQSTSATGTAVTVGDDVTLVTGTGTGTDADSDAGTDPYALDALRTLLHDAGARRITEVRDGARLPAGRALVVHTGGPSADRALRSLGARARGDLPAGGYRLAVGQVAGQDTVALSGVGADGLFHAVQTLRQLAGAAGAQKTRTLPGVRIRDWPGTAVRGMTEGFYGTPWTREQRLDQLDFMGRTKQNRYLYAPGDDLYRQARWREPYPADQRADFRALAARARANHVTLAWAVAPGQAMCMSSKKDVRDLTRKIDAMWALGVRAFQLQFQDVSYSEWHCGQDAETFGSGPRAAAKAQAGVANAVAAHLAERHPDAEPLSLMPTEYFQDGSTAYRAALSAGLDRRVEVAWTGVGVVPRTITGRELAGAREAFGPHPLVTMDNYPVNDFAQDRVFLGPYTGREPAVAAGSAALLGNAMEQPSASRIPLFTAADYAWNPRAYRPHESWLAAIDDLAGPDAAARGALRALAGNDASSVLGADESAYLRPLMSEFWQARTTEDRARADASARRLRAAFGVMRRAPERLADTAVGDEVRPWIEQLARYGTAGETAVDMLRAQSDGDGAAAWRAARALAGLHEELRASPATVGKGVLGPFLTRALKAYDRWAGLDAAQASDHATAELPRARVLSAVTALTDPGTRGELQARVPGKGWRTVGDLSASGFTEVALADVRADAVRARTTTGTVRHLVPWYADSPAARLTLARAETDAEIGGAPRRVTAKLLPLRPGDVRGTLRAEAPKGIEVKAPAATTLPRGTEVAVPLDITVPAGTRAGTYDIPVRFGDESRTVSVRAYPRTSGPDLARGAKATSSGDETEDFPASAATDGDPTTRWSSPAENGAWWQADLGRPVRVGQVVLRWQDAYAAAYRVQTSADGRTWRTAATVKDGRGGREAVRMDARDTRYVRVQGDERATRFGYSLWSVEAYAVAED is encoded by the coding sequence GTGCAGGTACGGCAGTCGCGGCAGTTCCGGCGCGGCAGGGGGGCGGCCGCCGTCGCCTTCGCCGTCATCGCGGGCGCGCTCGGCGGCGCCCCCGGCGCCCTCGCGACCCCGACCGCCCCCGGGAGACCCGGCACGCCCGCCGCATCGCCGGACGACGACCGCGCGAACGACGCGCTCCCACCGGTCTGGCCGCGCCCCCAGTCGACGAGCGCCACGGGCACCGCCGTCACGGTCGGCGACGACGTCACCCTCGTCACGGGCACGGGCACGGGCACCGACGCGGACTCGGACGCGGGCACCGACCCGTACGCCCTCGACGCCCTGCGCACCCTCCTGCACGACGCGGGCGCCCGCCGCATCACCGAGGTCCGCGACGGCGCCCGGCTGCCCGCGGGCCGCGCCCTCGTCGTCCACACCGGCGGCCCGAGCGCCGACCGGGCGCTGCGTTCCCTCGGGGCACGCGCGCGTGGAGACCTGCCGGCGGGCGGGTACCGGCTGGCCGTCGGGCAGGTCGCGGGGCAGGACACCGTCGCCCTCTCCGGCGTCGGCGCGGACGGCCTCTTCCACGCCGTACAGACCCTGCGGCAGCTGGCGGGGGCGGCAGGCGCTCAGAAGACCCGCACCCTCCCCGGCGTACGGATCCGTGACTGGCCGGGCACGGCCGTGCGTGGCATGACAGAGGGCTTCTACGGCACCCCCTGGACCCGCGAACAGCGCCTGGACCAGCTCGACTTCATGGGGCGCACGAAGCAGAACCGCTATCTGTACGCCCCCGGCGACGACCTCTACCGCCAGGCCCGCTGGCGCGAGCCCTACCCCGCGGACCAGCGCGCCGACTTCCGCGCCCTGGCCGCGCGCGCGAGGGCCAACCACGTCACGCTCGCCTGGGCGGTCGCCCCCGGCCAGGCGATGTGCATGTCGTCGAAGAAGGACGTCAGGGACCTCACCCGCAAGATCGACGCGATGTGGGCGCTCGGCGTGCGCGCCTTCCAGCTGCAGTTCCAGGACGTCAGCTACAGCGAATGGCACTGCGGGCAGGACGCGGAGACGTTCGGTTCGGGGCCGAGGGCCGCCGCGAAGGCGCAGGCCGGGGTGGCCAACGCGGTGGCGGCCCACCTCGCCGAGCGGCACCCGGACGCGGAGCCGCTCTCCCTGATGCCGACCGAGTACTTCCAGGACGGTTCGACCGCCTACCGCGCGGCGCTCTCCGCGGGCCTGGACCGCCGGGTCGAGGTGGCCTGGACGGGCGTGGGCGTGGTCCCCAGGACCATCACCGGGCGCGAACTGGCGGGCGCCCGCGAGGCGTTCGGACCGCATCCGCTCGTCACGATGGACAACTACCCCGTCAACGACTTCGCGCAGGACCGCGTCTTCCTCGGCCCCTACACCGGCCGCGAGCCCGCCGTGGCCGCCGGATCCGCCGCCCTCCTCGGCAACGCCATGGAACAGCCGTCCGCGTCCCGCATCCCCCTCTTCACCGCCGCCGACTACGCCTGGAACCCGCGCGCCTACCGCCCCCACGAGTCCTGGCTCGCCGCGATCGACGACCTCGCGGGCCCCGACGCGGCCGCCAGGGGCGCCCTGCGGGCCCTCGCGGGCAATGACGCGTCCTCCGTGCTCGGCGCCGACGAATCGGCGTATCTGCGCCCCCTCATGAGCGAGTTCTGGCAGGCCCGCACCACGGAGGACCGGGCCCGCGCCGACGCGTCCGCGCGGCGGCTGCGCGCGGCCTTCGGCGTCATGCGCCGGGCCCCCGAGCGGCTCGCCGACACCGCCGTCGGCGACGAAGTGCGGCCCTGGATCGAGCAGTTGGCGCGCTACGGCACGGCGGGCGAGACCGCCGTGGACATGCTGCGCGCGCAGTCCGACGGCGACGGCGCGGCCGCCTGGCGGGCCGCGCGCGCCCTGGCCGGGCTCCACGAGGAGCTGCGGGCGAGCCCCGCCACCGTCGGCAAGGGCGTGCTCGGCCCGTTCCTGACGCGGGCCCTGAAGGCGTACGACAGATGGGCGGGCCTCGACGCCGCGCAGGCGTCGGACCACGCGACGGCGGAGCTGCCGCGCGCCCGCGTCCTGTCCGCCGTCACGGCGCTCACCGACCCCGGCACCCGGGGCGAGCTCCAGGCGCGCGTGCCCGGCAAGGGCTGGCGGACCGTCGGCGACCTGTCGGCGAGCGGCTTCACCGAGGTCGCCCTCGCGGACGTGCGCGCCGACGCGGTCCGCGCCCGCACCACCACGGGCACCGTGCGCCACCTCGTGCCCTGGTACGCCGACTCCCCCGCGGCCCGGCTGACCCTGGCCCGCGCCGAGACCGACGCGGAGATCGGCGGCGCGCCCCGGCGAGTCACGGCGAAGCTGCTGCCGCTGCGCCCCGGCGACGTACGCGGCACGCTCCGGGCCGAGGCCCCCAAGGGCATCGAGGTGAAGGCCCCCGCGGCGACCACACTGCCGCGCGGCACGGAGGTCGCCGTGCCGCTGGACATCACCGTCCCCGCGGGCACGCGCGCGGGGACGTACGACATCCCGGTGCGCTTCGGCGACGAAAGCCGCACGGTGTCCGTCCGCGCCTACCCCCGCACCTCGGGGCCCGACCTGGCGCGCGGCGCGAAGGCCACCTCGTCGGGCGACGAGACGGAGGACTTCCCGGCATCGGCCGCGACCGACGGCGACCCGACGACGCGCTGGTCGTCCCCCGCCGAGAACGGCGCGTGGTGGCAGGCCGACCTCGGCCGCCCGGTCCGCGTCGGCCAGGTCGTCCTGCGCTGGCAGGACGCGTACGCGGCGGCCTACCGCGTCCAGACCTCCGCCGACGGCCGCACCTGGCGGACCGCCGCCACCGTCAAGGACGGCAGGGGCGGCCGCGAGGCGGTCCGCATGGACGCGCGTGACACCCGCTACGTCCGGGTGCAGGGCGACGAGCGGGCTACGCGTTTCGGCTACTCGCTCTGGTCCGTGGAGGCGTACGCGGTCGCGGAAGACTGA
- a CDS encoding FAD-dependent monooxygenase — MRSPGPQEAAMNGTTGTMGTTGTTDHPTGRGVVVVGAGPTGLLLAGDLAAAGVPVTLVEKRPRGISNLSRALVVHARTLEQFDARGIADELVARGEPLDRLRLFDRLSLDLANLPSRFRYVLVLPQYEVERVLERRAVEAGVRFAYETELVGLTQDADGVTLEVRGPGGGSSTLDAAYAVGADGLRSGVRRAVGLPFPGRSVIRSLVLADVKLARPPKALLAVNGVGDAFAFIAPFSDGYHRVIGWNRARNVPDSEPLDIEEVKEIVRAALGQDFGMHDARWMSRFHSDERQAPAYRVGRVFLAGDAAHVHSPAGGQGMNTGLQDAANLSWKLIAAVNGRAPQGLLDSYQSERHPVGKMVLRTSGGLVRLAMAKRPWTLAARAALAAGVSRLRPVRARAVGQITGIGVAYPAPRGAHPLVGRRAPDVALKEGRLYEALREGRFVLVAPEGAPLPTGRAVAAHWTSGRRTTLLVRPDGYVAWAAEDAGAEAVGAALGEWGIGVH, encoded by the coding sequence ATCAGGTCACCAGGGCCTCAGGAGGCAGCCATGAACGGCACCACCGGAACCATGGGCACCACGGGCACCACCGATCACCCCACCGGCCGCGGCGTCGTCGTCGTGGGCGCGGGCCCCACCGGACTCCTCCTCGCGGGCGACCTCGCCGCCGCGGGTGTCCCCGTCACGCTCGTCGAGAAGCGTCCGCGCGGCATCAGCAACCTCTCCCGCGCGCTGGTGGTGCACGCCCGCACCCTGGAGCAGTTCGACGCCCGGGGCATCGCCGACGAGCTGGTGGCCAGGGGCGAACCCCTCGACAGGCTCCGCCTCTTCGACCGGCTCTCCCTCGACCTCGCGAACCTGCCGTCCCGCTTCCGGTACGTCCTCGTCCTGCCGCAGTACGAGGTCGAGCGGGTCCTGGAGCGGCGCGCGGTCGAGGCGGGGGTCCGGTTCGCGTACGAGACGGAGCTCGTCGGCCTCACCCAGGACGCCGACGGGGTGACGCTCGAAGTCCGTGGCCCGGGGGGCGGGTCGAGCACGCTCGACGCGGCCTACGCGGTCGGCGCCGACGGCCTGCGCAGCGGTGTGCGCCGGGCGGTCGGGCTGCCCTTCCCCGGCAGGTCCGTCATCCGCTCCCTCGTCCTCGCCGACGTCAAGCTCGCCAGGCCGCCGAAGGCGCTGCTCGCCGTCAACGGCGTCGGTGACGCCTTCGCCTTCATCGCGCCCTTCTCCGACGGCTACCACCGCGTCATCGGCTGGAACCGCGCCCGCAACGTCCCCGACAGCGAGCCGCTCGACATCGAGGAGGTCAAGGAGATCGTCAGGGCGGCGCTCGGCCAGGACTTCGGCATGCACGACGCCCGCTGGATGTCCCGCTTCCACAGCGACGAACGGCAGGCCCCCGCCTACCGCGTGGGCCGGGTCTTCCTCGCGGGGGACGCCGCGCACGTCCACTCTCCGGCCGGTGGCCAGGGCATGAACACCGGTCTCCAGGACGCCGCGAACCTGAGCTGGAAGCTGATCGCCGCCGTCAACGGGCGTGCGCCGCAAGGGTTGTTGGACAGCTATCAGAGCGAGCGGCACCCGGTCGGCAAGATGGTCCTGCGCACCAGCGGCGGACTCGTCAGGCTCGCGATGGCCAAGCGCCCCTGGACGCTCGCCGCCCGTGCCGCGCTCGCCGCGGGCGTCTCGCGGCTGCGCCCGGTGCGGGCGCGGGCCGTCGGCCAGATCACCGGCATCGGCGTCGCCTACCCGGCGCCGAGGGGCGCCCATCCGCTCGTGGGGCGGCGGGCGCCGGACGTCGCGCTCAAGGAGGGGCGCCTCTACGAGGCCCTGCGCGAGGGCCGGTTCGTGCTCGTCGCGCCGGAGGGCGCACCGCTGCCGACGGGCCGCGCGGTGGCGGCGCACTGGACGAGCGGGCGCCGTACGACGCTGCTCGTCCGGCCCGACGGGTACGTGGCGTGGGCCGCCGAGGACGCGGGAGCGGAGGCGGTGGGCGCGGCGCTCGGGGAGTGGGGGATCGGCGTCCACTGA
- a CDS encoding mechanosensitive ion channel family protein, whose translation MLLSVLSAAGTDPDDKSTSKPPTFEDAQESATNAASWVEQNWSTWLGIGLRIVLIVAIAVVLRVIVRRAITKLIDRMNRTAQAVDGTALGGLLVNVERRRQRSQAIGSVLRSVASFLILGTAALMILGTFEINLAPLLASAGVAGVAIGFGARNLVTDFLSGVFMILEDQYGVGDSIDAGVASGEVIEVGLRVTKLRGDNGEIWYVRNGEVKRIGNLSQGWSTAGVDVTVRPDEDLDKVKEVLAAVGETMAKDEPWNERLWGPVEILGLDSVLLDSMVVRVSAKTMPGKSLGVERELRWRIKRAFDEAGIRIVGGLPLAAEETAADPTAGMAAPSAYASTTSPQSLASAPIPPPNLAK comes from the coding sequence GTGCTCTTGTCCGTCCTGTCGGCTGCCGGAACGGACCCGGACGACAAGTCGACGTCGAAGCCGCCCACGTTCGAGGACGCCCAGGAAAGCGCCACGAACGCGGCCAGCTGGGTGGAGCAGAACTGGTCCACCTGGCTCGGTATCGGCCTGCGCATCGTGCTGATCGTCGCGATAGCGGTCGTCCTGCGCGTCATCGTCCGCCGCGCCATCACCAAGCTGATAGACCGCATGAACCGCACGGCCCAGGCCGTGGACGGCACCGCGCTCGGCGGCCTCCTGGTCAACGTGGAGCGCCGCCGCCAGCGCTCGCAGGCCATCGGCTCGGTCCTGCGCTCGGTCGCCTCGTTCCTGATCCTGGGCACCGCCGCGCTCATGATCCTCGGTACGTTCGAGATCAACCTGGCACCGCTGCTCGCCTCGGCGGGTGTGGCGGGTGTCGCGATCGGTTTCGGCGCGCGCAACCTCGTCACGGACTTCCTCTCCGGCGTCTTCATGATCCTTGAGGACCAGTACGGCGTCGGCGACTCCATCGACGCGGGCGTCGCGTCCGGCGAGGTCATAGAGGTCGGCCTGCGCGTCACGAAGCTGCGCGGCGACAACGGCGAGATCTGGTACGTCCGCAACGGCGAGGTCAAGCGCATCGGCAACCTCTCCCAGGGCTGGTCCACGGCGGGCGTCGACGTCACGGTCCGCCCGGACGAGGACCTGGACAAGGTCAAGGAGGTCCTCGCCGCGGTCGGCGAGACCATGGCCAAGGACGAGCCGTGGAACGAGCGCCTGTGGGGCCCGGTCGAGATCCTCGGCCTGGACAGCGTCCTGCTCGACTCCATGGTCGTCCGCGTCTCCGCCAAGACGATGCCGGGCAAGTCCCTGGGCGTCGAGCGTGAGCTGCGCTGGCGGATCAAGCGGGCGTTCGACGAGGCGGGCATCCGCATCGTCGGCGGCCTGCCGCTGGCCGCGGAGGAGACGGCGGCCGACCCCACGGCGGGCATGGCGGCGCCCTCCGCGTACGCCTCGACGACGTCTCCCCAGTCCCTGGCGTCGGCCCCGATACCGCCGCCGAACCTGGCGAAGTAG